TTGGCCATTCAATTGAGTTGGAGGTACAGTCAGGCTGCAGTCGTGTGACTGGTGAAAGATCAGAGTGAAAGACTGCGCCTCCTGCTGGTCTGGATTGAACTACAGCGCAGGCACATTCAATGTAAAAGAGCTGTCAGCTAATGAGACCCATTTAAATTCTAATTATCTGTAGATTGTCCGAAAAGCTGGCGCATATATGGGTTCGCCCAAAGCTGATCCACTGTCTTTGGAAAGTAAGACCCCAATATATTATGATTGCATTAGCTGCAGGAACAGTGACAATTCTCACTGAAGGCGCTgacctgtaaatacagacacctTCCAGTTAAATCCAAGCACAGGGTGAAACTGCTGCCTATCATTGAGACATTAAGGCTttcagtgaaaaaaaaatcaaacagcgGATAACTTTGCAGTCAACTCAGACCAATCGCCGGCTTTAAGGGATGCGAGGAGAGCTATTGGGCCAGAAAGTCTCCAtacaaataataataataaaataaatccCATCGCCACTTTTTAATCTTGAGAATCTAGGTCAGCAGTGCTGAAATTCGGAGCTTGGACATGCAGGGAGCCACggggatgagggggtggaggCTGTGGAGGTTTGCACTGCATATTGTCGAGAAGAGCTGGACTTTTTAATTAGCCGCTGGAGACATTTGAGGTTATTTCCCCTTCCTTAATGCTTTCCCGACCACAGAGTGACATAAATCATTCATAACCCCAACACTGAATTGTCGCTTCTTAAAGAGAGGGAACAAAATGGGGAAACTGGATTCAAACGAAACACATCATTCGGGATTACCTCTCAACATTCAATTATTTACTTCAGGATTATATTAGAACCGCCACCAAATGCTTGGACTAAGTATCTGGACTGTCCATAAATAATAATCCAACGtatgtcttttctctctctctgtctctctttctttcaatgTTTCTAAGTAATTGGTGAGGTTTCCCTCAGGGCAAGTTAACATTGTCCAAAACTGGTCTGCGTGCAAACCAAGCGAGACAATTCTCTCAACTTGTGAAATGCAACTttgctcccccaccatcagcccccagcccccaccaccaaCTCCGTCTCAGTCAAAACATttcaaagcagagagagagaaagggagagggacaaacacacacacacacacacacagagcccagtGATTTACCTGCCAAGACCCTGAGGGGATGTCCGCGAAATTGCCCAGGCCGCCGAAAGTGTAGCAGTTATAGACGGTCTCGGAGCAGTGCCAGAGGAGCCCGAAGCTCACCGAGTCTTTGCTCTTCTCTTTGACGATCCAGGCGGGCGAGATGAAGCTGAAGCTGCAGACAGCCACCAGGCAGGAGGAGAGCAACACCCACAGGCAGCCCACACACGTCCACATCCTCTGGGCTTGAGGCAAGAGGCTGTCCGCTGGTATGTCCACGAAGCCCAGCTCCGTACCCGCTTCTTTCTTTTTCCGATCCAACAGCGAATGCATCTGGAAGACAACTGAGACTTATTTTTTTGGCTtggagttggttgggggggggggggggttcctttATTTTTTTTACCAAAACCCACCCCCTCCTTTATAAAATCTTcacataaaaaaaacaaaagtccAGCTCCCGAGTGAGATCAGTTTATAAAAGAATCTGGCACCAGGCACTTGGATCTGAACGCCCAGAtactgatgatttttttttttaaaaatagaatcaATTATCCAGTACAGTTTCTTCTTGTTCCGTTCAGCCCCTGTGGGATTAATCCGGATCCTCAAAGCCTGAAGATAAACTGGAAGTCAGAATGCTCGCTTTaaccagccactctctctctctctctctctccagtctcttTCTAGAGAAGGGGAATTTTCATTTTGCTGTCACAGATTGGTTGACgcttcctcttctctctctctgtgtgtgcgtgtatgtgtgtgtgtgtttttttttgtgcaTCGCTTGCTCAATACCACTAGGCGCAGACAGGTGCCTGCTCCGTGAGGACGAGTCCAGGAATGCCGGGGAGGGTGGAGGTGCGGAGGGAAAAGGAAGAAATCAGCGGGCGAGACAGCAATTGTCTCGGCCAATGTGCCAGGCCTTCCAAAGCGTGAGCTAAactacctccccccaccccccaccccacaactcccCGAGCAGCCCGAACAACAACAGCTAAAGTGAGAGACACAGTGGCATTCAGTGTGTGCTGGGGAGGTGGAGCTCTGCTTTGCATAGTGTATGTGCCCAAGATAAGTACGTTGAAAGCTAGaatagagaaggttgaggggggtgACCTGACAGACGTCTTTAAAATGTATGCAGAGGTTTGCTAGGGTAGAGGAGACGGTTTCACTTGTGGGACCAAAACTAGAGGTTACTACcaaatccaataaagaattcaggagaaacttcttcacccagggCGGTCAGACTGTGGAACTCGCCACCACAAGGAATAGTCGAGGTGAATGACACTTGGCTGTCAATAGGAAATTGGATAATTTTTTGGTAAGGCTGATGGGAAAAGTTAAATGTCACCCAAGTTAATAAGTGTTCCGAACCATATACATTGTGGGGctacaggggagtgggactagctgagcagGTCTTATGGACAGCTGGcactgacatgatgggctgaatggcctccttctgtgctgtaaccatggtTCAACGCTTTTAAGGGGGAGCTAGATCAACACAGAAGGGATTAGAAGGATATATTAATGGGGGTTAGATGAAACGGGAGGAAGCTTGTGTGGAACATTAGCACTGGCATGGACCACTTGGActcaatggcctgtttctgtgctgtaatctttATGTGATAAAAGAGCTGCTAGCCCAGAGCTCTCAATATGAGGGTGATGAAATATTGTAAATTCCAACCCCCTTTTATAGGATCAGaaatttcagcacagaaggagcagaTTGGACCCATCTTCAACTCAAACCACTACACTAATCCCAcatccctgccctttccccacatTCTTTCATATCCTGCCTTTTCGAATAATTACTCAAGCCACTTTTAAGTGTTGTCACTGTCTCTGCCTCACAGCCACATGTGGCAAAGAATTCTTTGTTCTAATAACCATTTGTGAAACAGACTAAATTTCCTCAATGTTTATTTAAACATACTCAGGAAGATTTTCTATTTATGTTCCGGGTAGCAAAAGCacagaaaaaaaaactatttgcTACAGGTACTGAGTGAACCAAATTGACCCTGTATGTTTATTGTTAAAAATTAGATATGTCAAAATAGGATATAATTTTGAAATCCGATTACTTGAGCCGCCCTCCAAGTAAGTGAGTCTTTCTCACTCTGCCATAATCACATCAACCAGAATAAATCATGTAATAATAAGACTGAGTCAGCATCATCCTATGTTTTGAAGTtcttacagaacagaaggaggctattcagcctatcAAGTCGGTTCTGGGTCTTTAAAGAGCTGtccaaatttaaaacaaaaacagaattacctggaaaaactcagcaggtctggcagcatcggcggagaagaaaagagttgacgtttcgagtcctcatgacccttcgacagaacttgcgttcgagtccaagaaagagttgaaatataagctggtttaaggtgtgtgtgtggggggcggagagatagagagacaaagaggtggaggggggggagggggggtgtggttgtagggacaaacaagcagtgatagaagcagatcatcaaaagatgtcaacgacaatagtacaatagaacacataggtgttaaaattgaagttggtgatattatctaaacgaatgtgctaattaagaatggatggtagggcactcaaggtataactctagtgggtttttttttatataatggaaataggtgggaaaaggaaaatctttataatttattggaaaaaaaagggaaggggaaacagaaagggggtggggatgggggagggagcttatgacctaaagttgttgaattcaatattcagtccagaaggctgtaaagtccctagtcggaagatgagatgttgttcctccagtttgcgttgggcttgactggaacaatgcagcaagccaaggacagacatgtgggcaagagagcagggtggagtgttgaaatggcaagcgacagggaggtttgggtcattcttgcggacagaccgcaggtgttctgcaaagcggtcgcccagtttacgtttggtctctccaatgtagaggagaccacattgggagcaacggatgcagtagactaagttgggggaaatgcaagtgaaatgctgcttcacttggaaggagtgtttgggtccttggacggtgaggagagaggaagtgaaggggcaggtgttgcattttttgcgtgggcatggggtggtgccataggagggggttgaggagtagggggtgatggaggagtggaccagggtgtcccggagggagcgatccctacggaatgccgataaggggggtgaagggaagatgtgtttggtggtggcatcatgctggagttggcggaaatggcggaggatgatcctttgaatgcagaggctggtggggtgataagtgaggacaagggggaccctatcatgtttctgggagggaggagaaggcgtgagggcggatgcgcgggagatgggctggacacggttgagggccctgtcaacgaccgtgggttgaaaacctcagttaaggaagaaggaggacatgtcagaggaactgtttttgaatgtagcatcatcggaacagatgcgacggaggcgaaggaactgagagaatgggatggagtccttacaggaagcggggtgtgaggagctgtagtcgagatagctgtgggagtcggtgggtttgtaatggatattggtggacagtctatcaccagagattgagacagagaggtcaaggaagggaagggaagtgtcagagatggaccacgtgaaaatgatggaggggtggagattggaagcaaaattaataaatttttccaagtcctgacgagagcatgaagcggcaccgaagtaatcatcgatgtaccggagaaagagttgtggaagggggccggagtaggactgcaacaaggaatgttccacataccccataaagagacaggcatagctggggcccatgcgggtacccatagccacaccttttatttggaggaagtgagaggagttgaaggagaaattgttcagtgtgagaacaagttcagccagacggaggagagtagtggtggatggggattgttcgggcctctgttcgaggaagaagctaagggccctcagaccatcctggtgggggatggatgtgtagagggattggatgtccatggtgaagagtaagcagttggggccagggaactggaaattgttgatgtgacgtaaggtgtcagaggaatcacggatgtaggtgggaagggactggacaaggggagagagaagggagtcaagataacgagaaataagttctgtggggcaggagcaagctgagacgatcggtctaccggggcatttctgtttgtggattttgggtaggagatagaagcgggccgtccgaggttgggcgactatcaggttggaagctgtgggagggagatccccagaggagatgaggtcagtgacagtcctggaaacaatggcttgatgttcagtggtggggtcatggtccagggagaggtaggaggaagtgtctgcgagttgacgctcagcctccgcgaggtagaggtcagtgcgccagacaacaacagcaccacccttgtcagcgggtttgatgacaatgtcagggttggacctgagagaatggaatgcagtaagttcagagagagacaggttagaatgggtgagaggagcagagaaattgagacgactaatgtcgcgccgacagttctcaatgaaaagatcgagagaaggtaagaatccagagggaggggtccaggtggagggagaatattggagatgggtaaaaggatctgttgaactgggagaggactcctgcccaaagaagtgagcccggagacgaagacggcggaagaagagttcagtatcatgccgagcccgaaattcattgaggtgagggcgtaagggtatgaaactaagtcctttgctgagcactgaacgttcagcatcggagaggggaaggtcagggggtatagtgaatacacggctggggttgggattggaaaaaagggtggggacggaggaacaggcaggggtggggggtcctagatgggtgttggtgtcgatgagttgttggagcttgcgttccttagcacttgagagaaagagaaaaagtttcttgttgaggcgtcggatgagccgaaggataaatgaaactgggggcacgcgcagctttgaaaaagggtacggcagtgctgctggagggagaggtcgagtgtgttcatatggcggctcatggcactgagtgtggatttcagaatgtgacgggaacagcagtccgaaaaacgttttatgtcccggagatacctgtaatcctgggtgggttcgaaacatgaggggtggaatttcagttgaaatccacgtggggtaagtcggagacggagacagtcactgagaaaggagatatggctgtgaaagcgggttttagtaaacaccttgtcaaacactaggagggaaatggaaagcaaagaaggtgagcaagacaacagagagatatggaaatcttgtcacagagaggaacagaacttcttcaaggaggtaggcatttcttgaagagcagtggcagtcaattaaacacagagataaaaacaaaaaatttaaACCCACACTGCTGCAAATTAATCCTCTCCAAGTATCCATCCAGTAGCCTCTATAAGGGGAAGGGGACACCTTTGTAAGATTTTTTGATTTGATGGCCCTCTGATCATCCAGGGTCTCTTGATGGCACCTGAAAGAGAAAGAGGCAGCTTTTCATCTGAAGTGAGCATTATATCTCTGCTTTAAAATCCATCAAACTTACTGACAGGTTCCACTGTGTCTCCCTATGGAAGGGCTCCAATTGACAGGAAGACTCTTGTTTTCCCTGCTGCTCTCAGGCAATTGATGACTTACTCAGTCATCAATTTTTATGGAGCGTTACTTTGGGCTGGAGGCAAAGCAACATTTTGAGCTTCTTCTTCAAAATCCCAGTTTTCGGCAGTTCTGTTTTCATTCAATCTTTTCCGTCATATTTTAAAAGTTAATGACACCTCTTGATATTAGCTCAGATTCCTTGACTGCATCTGAAGCAGAGAATTTGATTGATGTGCAGATGCTGAAAACACTTGATTGTTACAGTGCCCAGCTGCTGCTTGATTGACTCACAGAGAACAAGAAGGTGTGGGGAGAGGGCAACAGGGGGTTTGCCAAGAATATTGGCACAAGAATGTTTAATAGCATGAGCTCTGGTCCAAAGGGGGATGTTGATCCAGGGTTAAcattttctagtttaaagtcaaTTCAACAATCCTGTATTTAGCTTCTAGAAAAACAGAAGTTTGACTTAGAGCCAGAATGGCTCCATGTCGCCTGTTTGTTCATCCAATTACTTGCAGTGTTAACAATACATGATAATGATGATGAAGCCGGTGAGCTATCTTTCATTTTGTCAAGATGAAGGTCAATTTAAGAAGGCAGAATGCCTCAATTTGTGATTGCAGTTCCAATGCCAACAATTTGCTCTTTACAACTATAACATATCTACTGATTTGTATCATttctgtcatgactcactggggaaagtgcactgtaatatcaagccccactgttccccgaaccataacaaatgtgaaaagtttgaccaaacccaattctacctaactgtttaatttaggttaacagaatacttATTAAGTAAATAACCATTTATTGAACAAATCATCTTTAACTAGTGGGAAAAGAAAGAcgtatgaactgctaacttctaactgtttaataaactctaccccttcttaagctgctataaacaaacacacaagatacccaaaacatggattttaagggtgagataaaacagttcaataacaccaatctggagtacaggattagatgggttgattttggttgatgtcttccaaattctttgcagtttgttgttgatgacatgaggtggtctcccaGTGCTTTCAGTGTGTAGTTCACTGattgaaaaacttgcttttcaatgtctctatcgGTGGTTTTTCCCcgtttcctcttgacaggggttttcagagaaagcaggctACAGAGATGTGAGaaatagccagctagctacttTCGCAGGATTACTGGGATCTTACAAACACagaagagagaggttttaggtcttccctcttttcaggctaggagctgtacTGCCTGCACTATTACCACACAAAATCcaggtcacctggtcaggagccaattaaaatgctgtcatcAGGCAGTTCCCAttagtccaggactcctttccagcaccattcggttcgtttatggcacactctgctccaggatagcaacattgtagatatttctcatcctgttccagtgaacatgtctttcaactgcagccaaggtagttttttaaagccacagtccaagaaaaataaaaataggttCTTTATATTTCTAATTAGTCAACTATAGATTATCACTTGAAGAACATACAATTGTGAGGTTGTAGTTGTTATCTTTTCATGTGTCAAAGATGATATATCAAAATTGAGATGGTAACTTTACAATCAGTCCAGAGTACATATATAAGCTCTATAGTAAGAGCAACACTGTAAGATCCATTTTGGGTTTAACTGATTATTATAAAATGCAAACAGTTTTGTTATTGGGATTAAGTTGCGAACTTAAACCTTTTGAGCAGGTAAGCATGTTGCAATCATTCCAAAGTATTTAttattccatttttaaaaaatgatgaaTTAATTACAAATAGAATGTCCCTCATGTTGTTGCAGTAAACCTCTCATTTAAAATGTGGATTGCAGCCTATGGTGGAATGATGATTTTGGCATACTTTCAGATTTGACTCACTTTTCCTGCAGTTAATTAATCACAGTGCCATTTATTGACCAATGCCTGAAATGTCAATTAAGAGGTAGACAGACTAAAATGAACTGACTTGCCACTTTGtagaacttttttttaatgctAACCACTTGCAACATAAAAGAGT
This sequence is a window from Carcharodon carcharias isolate sCarCar2 chromosome 10, sCarCar2.pri, whole genome shotgun sequence. Protein-coding genes within it:
- the LOC121283418 gene encoding uncharacterized protein LOC121283418 isoform X3 → MHSLLDRKKKEAGTELGFVDIPADSLLPQAQRMWTCVGCLWVLLSSCLVAVCSFSFISPAWIVKEKSKDSVSFGLLWHCSETVYNCYTFGGLGNFADIPSGSWQVFGSLKQLSVPQPIPGPPITPPIDLKIQAKKTSAVLCSGGCVLLATSALLAIVTVFLPSGQCEKRICTLAGYMQTTAGCSLNTAQRVGNCFHVCPNLALT